The Hemibagrus wyckioides isolate EC202008001 linkage group LG10, SWU_Hwy_1.0, whole genome shotgun sequence genome includes a window with the following:
- the cmtr2 gene encoding cap-specific mRNA (nucleoside-2'-O-)-methyltransferase 2 isoform X2, with the protein MSRGRGTKKRQPPDTPESHDEGILDEVKQLFSKVREYSAPPGCEWCLPDHSVALCDQPWSHPPLQALKNSLNEVKDRLSDKDLSVWHQHTCSTNRAGIITSHLRETTNAELCTQAWAKFYEIQGTFKLLSETALQNGEFNSVHLCEAPGAFISALNHFLQTSRLYCDWTWVANTLNPYHEANARSCTIADDRLIAHTLPWWFFGSDNTGDIMLQKHLLELQVFVSNMRRVDLVTADGSFDCQGDPGEQESLVAPLQYCETVCALLLLAPGGSFVLKMFTLFEHSSICLLYLLACCFRSVNVFKPATSKSGNSEVYVVCLDFQSKDHIRPLLSKLIRSYGPDIISTAALFPKSCIPSSFLRQHEEICAFFHELQINTIQENLHLFSSMTAEQRKRLDQLRECAAQFYVQRFQVQSLSRKRWVCRGGLLAWGKQCQRKQMGSFNQRKEMQFKEWRQRLAHGPYRAWIEEHFQCEEGHHFVLTGPVAECDLNAWFSHIGAALPKVRSSAFCDPELLDLLNEALDERTLVTKEQAKNTPECRSCSVGTSYPASILNEFCSIPDVASCVVLVGNPSWQDLPLSGTKLQFCPGPSYPETCVSTLHDGDPLHQHKLLSSVSAALCGLSEGSALVVPLCSALTRFTASLVLALHLCFHSIGFRRSVCGPPVVLLCVGFSSVPQINTILQEVLDRMRTLEPGRQLLQFAPMEELIRGSLPHFLTNLNNTVLRQQLHLLLPPEQNR; encoded by the coding sequence ATGAGCAGGGGACGTGGCACCAAAAAAAGACAGCCTCCAGACACTCCTGAGTCACATGACGAGGGGATTCTGGACGAGGTGAAGCAGCTTTTTAGTAAAGTGAGAGAGTACTCTGCTCCACCTGGATGCGAATGGTGCTTACCTGACCACAGCGTGGCGCTCTGTGACCAGCCATGGAGTCATCCACCCCTGCAGGCTCTGAAAAACTCCCTGAACGAGGTGAAGGATCGACTGAGTGACAAAGATTTGTCTGTGTGGCACCAGCACACTTGCTCCACCAACAGAGCAGGTATCATTACATCCCACCTCAGGGAGACCACCAATGCAGAACTTTGCACTCAGGCCTGGGCTAAATTCTACGAGATCCAAGGAACCTTCAAGCTCCTATCGGAAACGGCTCTGCAAAACGGCGAATTCAACTCGGTTCATTTGTGTGAAGCTCCTGGAGCCTTTATTTCTGCTCTCAATCACTTCCTCCAAACCAGCAGGCTGTACTGTGACTGGACCTGGGTTGCTAACACGCTCAACCCGTATCACGAAGCCAATGCTCGGAGTTGCACGATCGCAGATGACAGACTCATTGCGCATACCCTTCCTTGGTGGTTTTTCGGCTCGGACAACACCGGCGACATCATGCTTCAGAAGCATTTGCTGGAGCTGCAGGTGTTTGTTAGTAACATGCGCAGAGTGGATTTGGTCACGGCGGACGGAAGCTTTGACTGTCAGGGAGACCCGGGAGAGCAGGAGAGTTTAGTGGCTCCTCTGCAGTACTGTGAAACCGTGTGTGCTCTACTCTTACTTGCTCCCGGAGGCTCGTTTGTCTTGAAGATGTTCACGCTTTTTGAGCATTCGTCCATTTGCCTGCTTTACCTCCTTGCGTGCTGCTTTCGCTCAGTAAATGTCTTCAAACCCGCAACTAGTAAATCCGGGAATTCTGAGGTCTACGTTGTGTGTTTGGACTTCCAATCCAAAGACCACATCCGGCCGCTGCTCTCGAAGCTCATCCGCAGTTACGGTCCGGATATCATTTCCACAGCAGCACTGTTTCCAAAAAGCTGCATTCCCAGCTCTTTCCTCAGGCAGCATGAGGAAATCTGCGCATTTTTCCATGAGCTGCAGATCAACACCATCCAGGAGAACTTGCATCTCTTTAGCAGTATGACCGCTGAGCAACGCAAGCGTCTAGATCAGCTCAGAGAATGTGCTGCGCAGTTCTATGTGCAGCGTTTTCAGGTGCAGTCTTTATCACGCAAGCGCTGGGTGTGCCGAGGCGGCTTGCTGGCGTGGGGGAAACAGTGCCAGAGGAAGCAGATGGGATCATTTAACCAGCGCAAGGAGATGCAGTTTAAAGAATGGAGGCAGCGTCTTGCACATGGACCGTACCGAGCATGGATAGAGGAACATTTTCAGTGTGAGGAAGGACATCATTTTGTACTGACTGGTCCTGTGGCGGAGTGTGACTTAAACGCATGGTTTAGTCATATAGGAGCAGCACTCCCGAAAGTACGCAGCTCAGCTTTCTGTGATCCGGAGCTATTGGATCTGTTAAATGAAGCTTTAGATGAACGCACGCTGGTTACCAAGGAACAggctaaaaacacaccagaatGCAGATCTTGCTCTGTCGGGACTTCATATCCTGCATCCATATTAAATGAATTCTGCAGCATTCCAGATGTTGCTTCTTGCGTGGTGTTGGTTGGAAACCCGTCATGGCAGGATCTACCACTTTCAGGAACCAAGCTGCAGTTCTGTCCAGGTCCTTCCTACCCTGAGACGTGTGTTTCCACTTTGCACGACGGAGACCCGCTTCATCAACACAAGCTTCTGAGCAGTGTGTCCGCAGCTCTGTGTGGACTTTCCGAAGGATCGGCACTGGTGGTTCCGTTGTGCTCGGCTCTGACCCGCTTCACCGCATCTCTGGTCCTCGCACTCCACCTATGCTTCCACTCCATCGGTTTCCGTCGCTCTGTCTGCGGCCCACCTGTCGTGCTGCTCTGTGTGGGATTCTCCTCAGTACCCCAGATCAACACCATCCTCCAGGAGGTCCTGGATCGAATGAGAACGTTAGAACCTGGCAGGCAGCTTCTGCAGTTTGCTCCGATGGAAGAACTGATTAGAGGTTCACTGCCTCACTTTCTGACCAACCTTAACAACACGGTACTGAGGCAGCAGCTCCATTTACTTCTACCGCCAGAGCAGAACCGATAA
- the cmtr2 gene encoding cap-specific mRNA (nucleoside-2'-O-)-methyltransferase 2 isoform X1 — protein sequence MLLQDLRMSRGRGTKKRQPPDTPESHDEGILDEVKQLFSKVREYSAPPGCEWCLPDHSVALCDQPWSHPPLQALKNSLNEVKDRLSDKDLSVWHQHTCSTNRAGIITSHLRETTNAELCTQAWAKFYEIQGTFKLLSETALQNGEFNSVHLCEAPGAFISALNHFLQTSRLYCDWTWVANTLNPYHEANARSCTIADDRLIAHTLPWWFFGSDNTGDIMLQKHLLELQVFVSNMRRVDLVTADGSFDCQGDPGEQESLVAPLQYCETVCALLLLAPGGSFVLKMFTLFEHSSICLLYLLACCFRSVNVFKPATSKSGNSEVYVVCLDFQSKDHIRPLLSKLIRSYGPDIISTAALFPKSCIPSSFLRQHEEICAFFHELQINTIQENLHLFSSMTAEQRKRLDQLRECAAQFYVQRFQVQSLSRKRWVCRGGLLAWGKQCQRKQMGSFNQRKEMQFKEWRQRLAHGPYRAWIEEHFQCEEGHHFVLTGPVAECDLNAWFSHIGAALPKVRSSAFCDPELLDLLNEALDERTLVTKEQAKNTPECRSCSVGTSYPASILNEFCSIPDVASCVVLVGNPSWQDLPLSGTKLQFCPGPSYPETCVSTLHDGDPLHQHKLLSSVSAALCGLSEGSALVVPLCSALTRFTASLVLALHLCFHSIGFRRSVCGPPVVLLCVGFSSVPQINTILQEVLDRMRTLEPGRQLLQFAPMEELIRGSLPHFLTNLNNTVLRQQLHLLLPPEQNR from the exons ATG TTATTGCAGGATTTGAGGATGAGCAGGGGACGTGGCACCAAAAAAAGACAGCCTCCAGACACTCCTGAGTCACATGACGAGGGGATTCTGGACGAGGTGAAGCAGCTTTTTAGTAAAGTGAGAGAGTACTCTGCTCCACCTGGATGCGAATGGTGCTTACCTGACCACAGCGTGGCGCTCTGTGACCAGCCATGGAGTCATCCACCCCTGCAGGCTCTGAAAAACTCCCTGAACGAGGTGAAGGATCGACTGAGTGACAAAGATTTGTCTGTGTGGCACCAGCACACTTGCTCCACCAACAGAGCAGGTATCATTACATCCCACCTCAGGGAGACCACCAATGCAGAACTTTGCACTCAGGCCTGGGCTAAATTCTACGAGATCCAAGGAACCTTCAAGCTCCTATCGGAAACGGCTCTGCAAAACGGCGAATTCAACTCGGTTCATTTGTGTGAAGCTCCTGGAGCCTTTATTTCTGCTCTCAATCACTTCCTCCAAACCAGCAGGCTGTACTGTGACTGGACCTGGGTTGCTAACACGCTCAACCCGTATCACGAAGCCAATGCTCGGAGTTGCACGATCGCAGATGACAGACTCATTGCGCATACCCTTCCTTGGTGGTTTTTCGGCTCGGACAACACCGGCGACATCATGCTTCAGAAGCATTTGCTGGAGCTGCAGGTGTTTGTTAGTAACATGCGCAGAGTGGATTTGGTCACGGCGGACGGAAGCTTTGACTGTCAGGGAGACCCGGGAGAGCAGGAGAGTTTAGTGGCTCCTCTGCAGTACTGTGAAACCGTGTGTGCTCTACTCTTACTTGCTCCCGGAGGCTCGTTTGTCTTGAAGATGTTCACGCTTTTTGAGCATTCGTCCATTTGCCTGCTTTACCTCCTTGCGTGCTGCTTTCGCTCAGTAAATGTCTTCAAACCCGCAACTAGTAAATCCGGGAATTCTGAGGTCTACGTTGTGTGTTTGGACTTCCAATCCAAAGACCACATCCGGCCGCTGCTCTCGAAGCTCATCCGCAGTTACGGTCCGGATATCATTTCCACAGCAGCACTGTTTCCAAAAAGCTGCATTCCCAGCTCTTTCCTCAGGCAGCATGAGGAAATCTGCGCATTTTTCCATGAGCTGCAGATCAACACCATCCAGGAGAACTTGCATCTCTTTAGCAGTATGACCGCTGAGCAACGCAAGCGTCTAGATCAGCTCAGAGAATGTGCTGCGCAGTTCTATGTGCAGCGTTTTCAGGTGCAGTCTTTATCACGCAAGCGCTGGGTGTGCCGAGGCGGCTTGCTGGCGTGGGGGAAACAGTGCCAGAGGAAGCAGATGGGATCATTTAACCAGCGCAAGGAGATGCAGTTTAAAGAATGGAGGCAGCGTCTTGCACATGGACCGTACCGAGCATGGATAGAGGAACATTTTCAGTGTGAGGAAGGACATCATTTTGTACTGACTGGTCCTGTGGCGGAGTGTGACTTAAACGCATGGTTTAGTCATATAGGAGCAGCACTCCCGAAAGTACGCAGCTCAGCTTTCTGTGATCCGGAGCTATTGGATCTGTTAAATGAAGCTTTAGATGAACGCACGCTGGTTACCAAGGAACAggctaaaaacacaccagaatGCAGATCTTGCTCTGTCGGGACTTCATATCCTGCATCCATATTAAATGAATTCTGCAGCATTCCAGATGTTGCTTCTTGCGTGGTGTTGGTTGGAAACCCGTCATGGCAGGATCTACCACTTTCAGGAACCAAGCTGCAGTTCTGTCCAGGTCCTTCCTACCCTGAGACGTGTGTTTCCACTTTGCACGACGGAGACCCGCTTCATCAACACAAGCTTCTGAGCAGTGTGTCCGCAGCTCTGTGTGGACTTTCCGAAGGATCGGCACTGGTGGTTCCGTTGTGCTCGGCTCTGACCCGCTTCACCGCATCTCTGGTCCTCGCACTCCACCTATGCTTCCACTCCATCGGTTTCCGTCGCTCTGTCTGCGGCCCACCTGTCGTGCTGCTCTGTGTGGGATTCTCCTCAGTACCCCAGATCAACACCATCCTCCAGGAGGTCCTGGATCGAATGAGAACGTTAGAACCTGGCAGGCAGCTTCTGCAGTTTGCTCCGATGGAAGAACTGATTAGAGGTTCACTGCCTCACTTTCTGACCAACCTTAACAACACGGTACTGAGGCAGCAGCTCCATTTACTTCTACCGCCAGAGCAGAACCGATAA